The Planifilum fimeticola genome window below encodes:
- a CDS encoding YdcF family protein codes for MPFPKWTLIFIPLVILLLILLLFWNRVSRYDHATIQPRSLPAGLVLGAALWDGRPSPALKERLDLAYQLYREGRVQYLILSGGKGDDGPSEAEGMKRYLEGKGVPPDRLLLEDQSRNTAENIANSKGILLKRNWEQIHLITHDYHMYRALRLAEKAGIDATPAPVHSRVLFTPFYKVRECLAIIKMWIQETLG; via the coding sequence ATGCCCTTTCCGAAATGGACTCTGATTTTCATCCCTCTCGTCATCTTGCTGCTCATCCTCCTCCTCTTCTGGAACCGGGTCTCCCGTTACGACCACGCCACCATCCAGCCGCGCTCCCTCCCCGCCGGACTGGTCCTCGGCGCGGCCCTGTGGGACGGAAGACCCAGCCCCGCCCTGAAGGAACGTCTGGATCTGGCTTATCAGCTTTACCGGGAAGGTCGGGTTCAATACCTGATCCTGTCGGGGGGAAAGGGGGATGACGGGCCGTCGGAAGCCGAGGGAATGAAGCGGTATTTGGAAGGCAAAGGCGTCCCTCCCGATCGCCTCCTGCTGGAGGATCAGTCCCGCAACACCGCGGAAAACATCGCCAATTCAAAAGGGATTCTCCTCAAGCGAAACTGGGAGCAAATCCACTTGATCACCCACGACTACCACATGTATCGGGCTCTCCGCCTCGCCGAAAAAGCGGGAATCGACGCCACGCCTGCCCCCGTCCATTCCCGGGTGCTGTTCACCCCGTTCTACAAGGTGCGGGAATGTCTCGCCATCATCAAGATGTGGATCCAGGAAACCCTCGGGTAA
- a CDS encoding efflux RND transporter permease subunit: protein MADYLPQDTPSMKAVDLMEREFDEPTANARVMIHHVSITEALAYKEKLEAIDGVTEVTWLDDVIDVKEPLEMADPDLVEPYYKNETALISLHIREGDEVETVDRIYELIGEENAVAGEAVDTAVSQKMAGQESFNAALLLIPILIIILVLSTTSWIEPLFFLIAIGVSVLINMGANVFVGEISFVTQSVAPILQLAVSMDYAIFLLHSFSNHRKQISDPGEAMRRAIKESFPAIAASASTTFFGFIALSFMEFGIGADLGLNLVKGIAFSFLSVIVFLPALTLMFYKWIDRTQHPPLVPKWKGFGERVLKLRIPVFIALMLLIVPAFLAQSQTSFVYGLGEQPETSRAGADAAAIREAFGENSTMVLLVPKGDPGKEEKLVQRLEELPRIKSVTSYVNTVSPAIPSEYLEESAAKSFYSDNYARIILNAETDSEGEEAFSLVDEVRRTAESYYDEVHLLGESVTLYDIKKTVERDHAIVNLLTISSIALVLLFTFRSLSIPVVLLLTIQSAVWLNLSVPYFTDSSLVYVGYLIISTVQLAATVDYGILLTDTYRNLRQEMPAMEAIKKTLDDKLFSILTPASILSTVGFILFFTSSNPIVSSIGLLLGRGALLAFGMVVIALPAMLILFDRVIEKTTLRPNFYQGKGGC from the coding sequence ATGGCGGATTATCTGCCCCAGGATACACCATCGATGAAAGCGGTCGACCTCATGGAACGCGAATTTGATGAGCCGACCGCCAATGCGCGGGTGATGATTCATCACGTCTCCATCACCGAAGCTTTGGCATACAAAGAGAAATTGGAGGCGATCGATGGTGTCACCGAAGTCACCTGGCTGGATGATGTGATCGATGTAAAGGAGCCCCTCGAGATGGCGGATCCCGATCTCGTGGAGCCCTATTACAAGAATGAAACGGCGCTGATTTCGTTGCACATCCGCGAGGGGGATGAAGTCGAGACGGTCGACCGCATTTATGAACTGATCGGTGAAGAAAACGCCGTCGCCGGTGAGGCCGTCGATACGGCGGTTTCCCAAAAGATGGCCGGTCAGGAGTCTTTCAATGCCGCCCTATTGTTGATTCCCATCCTCATCATCATTCTGGTTTTATCCACCACCTCCTGGATCGAACCCCTGTTCTTTTTGATCGCCATCGGCGTTTCCGTTCTCATTAATATGGGAGCCAATGTTTTTGTAGGTGAGATCTCCTTTGTGACCCAGTCGGTGGCGCCGATCCTGCAACTGGCTGTGTCGATGGACTATGCCATTTTTCTGCTGCACAGTTTTTCAAACCACCGCAAACAGATATCGGATCCCGGCGAAGCCATGCGGCGAGCCATCAAGGAATCCTTTCCCGCGATCGCAGCCAGTGCGTCCACAACCTTTTTCGGTTTTATCGCCCTCTCCTTTATGGAATTTGGCATCGGAGCCGACCTAGGCCTGAATCTTGTTAAGGGAATCGCTTTCAGCTTTCTCAGCGTCATCGTCTTTCTGCCGGCTCTGACGCTGATGTTTTACAAGTGGATCGATCGGACCCAGCATCCACCGCTCGTTCCGAAATGGAAGGGATTCGGAGAGCGGGTGTTGAAACTGAGGATTCCCGTTTTCATCGCCCTGATGCTTTTGATCGTGCCGGCATTTTTGGCCCAGAGCCAAACCTCCTTCGTCTACGGATTGGGCGAGCAGCCGGAAACCTCCCGGGCTGGCGCGGATGCGGCGGCGATCCGGGAAGCCTTCGGGGAAAACAGCACGATGGTTTTGCTCGTTCCCAAGGGGGATCCGGGCAAGGAAGAAAAACTCGTCCAACGCCTGGAGGAACTTCCCCGCATCAAGAGCGTCACTTCCTATGTAAATACCGTCAGTCCGGCCATTCCATCCGAGTATTTGGAGGAATCGGCCGCGAAATCGTTTTACTCCGACAACTACGCGCGCATTATCCTGAACGCGGAGACGGATTCCGAGGGGGAAGAAGCCTTTTCGCTGGTCGATGAAGTGCGGAGAACAGCCGAATCTTATTATGATGAGGTGCATCTGCTCGGGGAGAGCGTCACCTTGTATGACATCAAAAAGACGGTGGAAAGGGATCACGCTATCGTGAATCTGTTGACGATCAGTTCGATCGCCCTCGTGCTCCTCTTCACTTTCCGGTCGCTCTCGATTCCCGTCGTCCTGCTGCTGACGATCCAATCGGCCGTTTGGCTGAACTTGTCCGTCCCCTACTTCACCGATTCATCACTGGTTTACGTCGGTTATTTGATCATCAGCACGGTACAGCTGGCCGCCACCGTCGATTACGGCATCTTGCTTACGGATACCTATCGAAACCTCCGCCAGGAGATGCCGGCCATGGAAGCGATCAAGAAAACCCTCGATGACAAACTGTTTTCCATCCTGACACCCGCTTCCATCCTGTCGACCGTCGGCTTTATCCTGTTTTTCACTTCCAGCAACCCCATCGTGTCGTCGATCGGGCTTTTGCTGGGAAGAGGCGCGCTGTTGGCGTTTGGAATGGTCGTCATCGCCCTGCCTGCGATGTTGATCCTTTTTGACCGGGTGATTGAAAAGACCACGCTGCGGCCGAACTTTTATCAGGGAAAAGGGGGATGCTGA
- a CDS encoding amidase domain-containing protein: MEKRSSRIKRSITRKRIVWIGAAAVLLLSASLAYAGFNSGGEPSTPPSADAEKSVTDVKEEPTVEELAKATDEELVDHIHYYNEISLSKEEIQRSHPIAAKIVNQKAKQQNVKPDLDNPRYRELAMEAGLDLEGKTPEEQRELADFAKKADQYENKELNKRIKELERKAKKEGLTEQERAELISLLPIKNPGPKLKPEPKKEAEKKPSTPTEEPAKNPGKEEQNDKQQDGDGQPNPKEGDKQDGKPKDGVKDDPRDGKDAEPGENKQKGTGKDEPRDDGQRDDSSDGDQDGNEQDSNEDGQSGNEDGQDEDSEQPEPNQPPLKTEANGYNRAKAVEYAYKWWNKRNNEEYGFYSRERGGCYDCWYDCTNFVSQVIKNGGIKERVGNYNLYDYWFYNDDRPALTWSLAHSFYLHMKNVRHAQNATWPSELQVGDIISVDFEGDGQINHSVVITKIQNGQIFATYHSSDNKDKNITDWLLYYDVFAWKMETVKNNY; encoded by the coding sequence TTGGAAAAACGGTCATCACGAATCAAGCGTTCGATCACACGAAAGAGAATCGTCTGGATCGGCGCGGCAGCGGTCCTCCTCCTTTCCGCTTCGCTGGCGTATGCGGGATTTAATTCGGGTGGAGAGCCTTCCACACCTCCTTCCGCCGACGCCGAGAAGTCTGTGACGGATGTGAAAGAAGAACCGACGGTGGAAGAGTTGGCCAAAGCGACAGATGAAGAGCTGGTCGACCACATTCACTACTACAACGAAATCTCCCTGTCCAAGGAAGAGATTCAACGCAGCCATCCCATCGCCGCAAAAATCGTCAACCAGAAGGCCAAACAGCAAAACGTGAAGCCGGATCTGGACAATCCGCGCTACCGGGAACTGGCCATGGAAGCAGGCCTGGATCTGGAAGGGAAAACACCTGAAGAACAAAGAGAGCTCGCCGATTTTGCCAAGAAGGCGGACCAATACGAAAACAAAGAACTGAACAAACGGATCAAGGAGCTCGAACGCAAAGCCAAGAAAGAGGGTCTGACGGAGCAGGAACGGGCTGAACTGATCAGCCTGCTCCCGATCAAAAACCCGGGTCCCAAGCTGAAACCCGAGCCCAAAAAAGAAGCCGAAAAGAAACCTTCCACGCCGACCGAAGAACCGGCAAAAAACCCCGGCAAGGAAGAACAGAACGATAAGCAACAGGACGGCGACGGGCAGCCCAACCCCAAAGAAGGCGATAAGCAGGACGGAAAACCGAAAGACGGCGTCAAGGATGACCCCCGGGACGGAAAAGACGCTGAGCCGGGAGAAAACAAGCAAAAAGGCACCGGCAAGGATGAACCGCGGGACGACGGCCAGAGGGATGACAGCAGCGACGGGGATCAGGACGGAAACGAGCAAGACAGCAACGAGGACGGACAAAGCGGCAACGAGGACGGCCAGGACGAAGATTCCGAGCAGCCCGAACCGAATCAGCCGCCGCTGAAAACGGAAGCCAACGGCTACAACCGGGCCAAAGCCGTCGAATATGCGTACAAGTGGTGGAACAAGCGGAACAACGAGGAATACGGATTCTACAGCCGGGAACGCGGCGGTTGTTATGACTGCTGGTACGACTGCACCAACTTTGTCTCCCAGGTGATCAAAAACGGCGGCATCAAGGAACGGGTCGGCAATTATAATTTGTACGATTACTGGTTCTACAACGATGATCGGCCCGCCCTGACCTGGAGCCTTGCCCACAGCTTCTACTTGCACATGAAGAATGTCCGTCATGCGCAAAACGCCACTTGGCCTTCAGAACTGCAGGTCGGAGACATCATCAGCGTCGACTTTGAAGGAGACGGCCAAATCAACCACAGCGTCGTGATCACGAAGATCCAAAACGGCCAAATTTTCGCCACCTATCATTCCAGCGACAACAAAGACAAAAACATCACGGATTGGCTCCTGTACTATGACGTGTTCGCCTGGAAAATGGAAACGGTCAAAAACAATTACTGA
- a CDS encoding sodium:solute symporter family protein: MEPTLVWTGLAIYVAAVIVIALMSRKGMQRELNDYFLARRAMGGVLSALSYGATTYSAFMLVGLAGLTYQGGVGALGFELVYLSGMVLVVYFGPRFWMAGKKYGYVTPSEMLGDRYNSRAVAVVTAVASCLFLIPYSSVQLAGVGYLLSGMSGGAISFTTGALIATVLAIVLALIAGIRSVAWTDAFQALIMIVTSVGVVWVVARGLGGFDGLFSALERDYPEWLTVPGNGFFSFATFLGLTLPWFFFSISNPQVSQRLFMLSSLAEMRRMLLLFLGYGLIYTLVAILWGFSALVHSPDLENPDLATPALLSSPLVPPVLGLIVMIGILAAAISTIDSILLTLSSLVARDVYGNLGREGDAANQLRVGRWVMPLIALLAYGFAELQLDLIAVLSVSSSAGLLVMVPAIIGAFYWKRGTAAGVLSAVVTGGLLVIFLELTKTKPLGLSSGIWGLGVSALLFVVVSLFTKAPEDKADRFVGGIRRLIREKGAF, encoded by the coding sequence ATGGAACCGACGCTTGTCTGGACGGGTTTGGCAATTTACGTCGCGGCGGTGATCGTCATCGCCCTGATGTCCCGGAAAGGGATGCAGCGCGAATTAAACGATTATTTTTTGGCGCGAAGGGCGATGGGAGGGGTGCTGTCGGCGCTCAGTTACGGGGCGACGACATACAGCGCCTTCATGCTGGTAGGATTGGCCGGCCTCACTTACCAGGGCGGAGTCGGGGCGCTGGGATTTGAGCTGGTGTACTTGTCAGGGATGGTGTTGGTGGTTTATTTCGGCCCCCGATTCTGGATGGCGGGGAAAAAGTACGGCTATGTGACCCCATCGGAAATGTTGGGGGATCGTTACAACAGCCGGGCGGTGGCCGTCGTGACGGCCGTTGCCAGCTGCCTCTTTCTCATTCCCTACAGTTCGGTTCAGCTGGCGGGGGTGGGTTACCTCTTGTCGGGAATGAGCGGCGGGGCCATTTCCTTCACCACCGGGGCATTGATCGCGACGGTGCTGGCCATCGTTCTCGCCTTGATCGCGGGAATCCGCTCCGTCGCTTGGACGGATGCCTTTCAGGCGCTGATCATGATCGTCACCTCCGTCGGTGTCGTCTGGGTCGTCGCCCGGGGTTTGGGCGGCTTTGACGGTTTGTTTTCCGCCCTGGAGCGCGATTATCCCGAATGGCTGACGGTGCCGGGGAACGGGTTTTTCAGCTTCGCCACCTTTTTGGGGCTGACGTTGCCCTGGTTCTTTTTCAGCATTTCCAATCCCCAGGTGAGTCAACGGCTGTTCATGCTTTCTTCCCTGGCGGAAATGCGGCGAATGCTCCTCCTCTTTCTCGGATACGGCCTTATCTATACCTTGGTGGCCATTCTGTGGGGCTTCTCAGCCCTCGTCCATTCCCCGGATCTGGAGAATCCGGATCTGGCGACCCCGGCCCTGCTCAGCTCGCCCCTGGTTCCCCCGGTGCTCGGGTTGATCGTCATGATCGGCATTCTGGCGGCCGCCATTTCGACGATCGATTCGATCTTGCTCACCTTGTCTTCCCTGGTGGCCCGGGATGTCTATGGAAATCTCGGCAGGGAGGGCGACGCCGCCAACCAGCTTCGGGTGGGGCGTTGGGTGATGCCGCTGATCGCCCTTCTGGCCTACGGTTTTGCCGAGCTGCAATTGGATTTGATCGCCGTCCTGTCCGTCTCTTCCTCTGCCGGGCTATTGGTGATGGTTCCCGCGATTATCGGCGCATTTTACTGGAAAAGGGGAACGGCGGCCGGGGTTCTCTCCGCCGTCGTGACCGGAGGATTGCTGGTGATCTTCCTGGAGCTGACGAAGACGAAACCTCTGGGGCTTTCCTCCGGCATCTGGGGACTTGGCGTCTCCGCGCTCCTGTTCGTCGTCGTCAGCCTCTTCACCAAAGCGCCTGAAGACAAGGCGGACCGGTTTGTCGGCGGCATCCGCAGGCTGATCCGCGAGAAGGGAGCGTTTTGA
- a CDS encoding TetR/AcrR family transcriptional regulator, which yields MREKLDRRKKYTRKVLKESLIALLADGKPLSGITVKAICERADINRSTFYMHFSDPYDLLNHIESEIIEDLIAYLNTYRFTVEEESQKMTQKLLEYIAENQFLFQTLLVKNKDPAFEKRLMEIARRFMMSAVPHMNKVNSRYLSTFVVSGAIHVIKDWLANEMDLPPEKMAALINHFANYPRLH from the coding sequence ATGCGCGAAAAGCTGGATCGCCGAAAAAAATACACGCGCAAGGTGTTGAAGGAAAGCCTCATCGCCTTGCTCGCCGATGGCAAGCCCCTCTCGGGCATTACCGTCAAAGCGATTTGCGAAAGGGCGGATATCAATCGCTCCACGTTCTATATGCATTTTTCGGACCCCTATGACCTGTTGAACCATATCGAATCGGAAATCATCGAGGATCTGATCGCGTATTTGAACACCTACCGATTCACCGTCGAAGAAGAGTCCCAAAAGATGACCCAAAAGCTTTTGGAATACATCGCAGAAAACCAATTCCTTTTTCAAACCCTCCTGGTCAAGAACAAGGATCCCGCCTTTGAAAAGCGGTTGATGGAGATCGCTCGGCGCTTTATGATGAGCGCCGTCCCCCATATGAACAAGGTCAACTCGAGATATTTGAGCACCTTCGTGGTCAGCGGTGCCATCCATGTAATCAAGGACTGGCTCGCAAACGAAATGGACCTTCCTCCCGAAAAAATGGCAGCCCTGATCAACCATTTCGCCAACTACCCTCGCCTGCATTGA